A stretch of the Candidatus Acidiferrales bacterium genome encodes the following:
- a CDS encoding cold-shock protein: protein MKEQGTVKWFNASKGYGFIQRQSGEDVFVHFSAIQAEGYRSLNDGQAVEFEVCKGPKGLQAENVITL from the coding sequence TTGAAAGAACAAGGAACAGTGAAGTGGTTCAATGCCAGCAAGGGCTACGGGTTCATTCAGCGCCAGTCCGGCGAGGACGTCTTCGTACACTTCTCCGCCATCCAGGCGGAGGGGTACAGGTCGCTAAATGACGGTCAAGCGGTGGAGTTCGAAGTTTGCAAGGGTCCGAAGGGCCTGCAAGCGGAAAATGTCATCACCCTGTAG
- a CDS encoding alpha/beta hydrolase: MYDRRQFLRILTAFAPATVITLLGARSLPEKPLTVRSKDGTRIAFECQGSGPALLLVHGGMGDHSRWERVLPAFSARFRVCAMDRRGHGQSGDAQEYSFEREFEDVAAVADSLNPPVSVIGHSLGAICAAEAALRTQNIDQLVLYEPPFPVGGPVTDLTVLSRFEDLVRRGQKDAALEMFLRHIVKLSETRIAAARKNPSWTARARTVDVQVREIRALNAYEFVPAKFGKLTIPTLLVMGSQTAGHHRAAIEALARALPNQMLVILQGQEHDAIEAAPELFTNAVLEFLKSRPAS; the protein is encoded by the coding sequence ATGTACGATCGGCGTCAATTCCTGAGAATCCTAACTGCATTTGCGCCAGCAACCGTTATCACTTTACTTGGCGCCCGCTCACTCCCAGAGAAACCACTGACAGTGCGCTCAAAAGACGGCACGCGTATTGCGTTTGAATGTCAGGGATCCGGGCCCGCTCTGCTTCTGGTTCACGGCGGCATGGGTGACCATAGCCGTTGGGAACGGGTGTTGCCTGCATTTTCCGCTCGTTTCCGTGTTTGCGCGATGGACAGGCGAGGTCACGGCCAGAGTGGTGACGCTCAAGAGTATTCCTTTGAGAGAGAATTTGAAGATGTTGCAGCGGTGGCTGATTCGTTGAACCCACCGGTTTCCGTGATTGGCCATTCCCTGGGCGCCATCTGTGCAGCCGAGGCAGCCTTGCGCACGCAAAACATCGATCAGTTGGTCCTGTATGAACCACCGTTTCCAGTGGGTGGCCCCGTAACGGACCTCACGGTTCTCAGCAGGTTTGAAGATCTTGTGCGAAGAGGTCAGAAGGACGCAGCGCTAGAAATGTTCCTGCGTCACATCGTGAAGCTATCCGAGACTCGAATCGCCGCGGCGCGGAAGAACCCAAGCTGGACAGCACGTGCGCGCACCGTTGACGTACAGGTCCGGGAAATACGGGCGCTGAATGCCTACGAATTTGTTCCGGCGAAATTTGGGAAGCTGACGATTCCGACGTTACTGGTGATGGGCTCTCAAACGGCTGGCCATCACCGGGCCGCGATTGAGGCTCTGGCTCGCGCGTTGCCAAACCAAATGCTCGTGATCCTGCAAGGTCAGGAGCACGACGCCATTGAAGCAGCCCCCGAGTTGTTTACAAATGCAGTTCTGGAATTCTTGAAATCCCGTCCGGCAAGCTAA
- a CDS encoding RNA-binding protein — translation MKNLFVGNMSFQTTESDLRALFEAFGQITRVHIATDRDTGRARGFAFVEMANDEEAAKAIAALDGKEVGGRNLKVNEARPKTERSGPGGSGGRGRGGFSNEDHREAARKPREPRW, via the coding sequence ATGAAGAATCTGTTTGTCGGCAACATGAGTTTCCAGACTACGGAAAGCGATTTGCGGGCGCTGTTCGAAGCGTTCGGGCAGATCACACGCGTCCACATAGCGACGGACCGAGACACTGGTCGGGCCCGCGGCTTTGCTTTTGTGGAAATGGCCAATGACGAAGAGGCAGCCAAGGCGATTGCGGCTCTCGACGGAAAAGAGGTTGGCGGGCGCAACCTGAAGGTGAACGAAGCACGCCCCAAAACGGAACGGAGCGGGCCAGGGGGCAGTGGCGGCCGCGGCCGGGGCGGATTCTCGAACGAGGATCACCGCGAAGCCGCGCGCAAGCCGCGCGAACCCCGCTGGTAG
- a CDS encoding radical SAM protein produces MQPTAKTGNNQRNRITENAIGSERHAPADGGKLIVLTAPLTEAIDHAGYFIQMALASLPQWMEFVLDKKYPKWREVERDEDGSARYMPAGVRVLEKSLLREFGSEDVVACFPDDLDRFIGPNTRVVAVSTHNPLGVTFAAGVYASILGSSKMPLNSIYARAMFSGIKLSLYRKNFRVVVGGSGGWQITQTNTFDELGIDCVVEGRSESLDTLALFRKAIAGETLPREITVGHPTTRDAILFPDRRTTFGVVEMTTGCGRRCNFCAPDLNPQIDLPKARIMEAVRANVRHGNKQVSLATEDMFIWGQVHTDTPFFFPNREALVDLYSEIVNTPGIEQHVLSHCTIAPFVVDPELIRQLSDVLLPKSPIHLPRLSTHPQKKALCPLIGLETGSVRMAKQIMPSKGMPFPIDDWPSIVLEGLRVANQNNWFPMMTLMVGNPGETDQDVRETLDLVYEIERRGLFAFLVPSIFTPLHDTRMEHQTGVTHTRQLRPLQWQLIMGCWKMNLRPGQYSWWGPMAWRVGSLFLWLYRLRKLNGPNFTWPLMMFAGLAPEKIIQRMGKAYVGKPLVTKSRRELIASLRPNYLQYLRGDNGDLPEGFSRPALGPTGPRKIDFEPATLSSEIVP; encoded by the coding sequence ATGCAGCCTACCGCCAAGACAGGAAACAACCAGCGAAATCGAATCACGGAGAACGCCATTGGTTCAGAGCGCCACGCTCCCGCCGACGGCGGCAAGCTGATCGTGCTGACGGCACCGCTCACCGAAGCGATTGACCACGCCGGTTACTTCATCCAGATGGCTCTGGCGTCGCTGCCGCAGTGGATGGAGTTTGTGCTAGACAAGAAATATCCGAAATGGCGCGAGGTAGAGCGCGACGAGGACGGCTCGGCGCGATACATGCCCGCCGGGGTGCGCGTACTGGAGAAATCGCTGCTGCGCGAATTCGGTTCTGAGGACGTGGTGGCCTGCTTCCCCGACGACCTGGATCGGTTTATCGGGCCCAATACGCGCGTCGTGGCCGTCTCCACCCACAACCCGCTGGGCGTCACGTTTGCGGCAGGTGTGTACGCCTCCATTCTCGGCTCGTCGAAAATGCCGCTGAATTCGATCTACGCCCGCGCTATGTTCTCCGGGATCAAGCTGAGTCTCTACCGGAAGAATTTCCGGGTGGTGGTGGGCGGATCGGGGGGCTGGCAGATCACTCAGACCAATACGTTTGACGAGCTGGGCATCGACTGCGTCGTTGAGGGCCGCAGCGAATCGCTGGACACCCTAGCGCTGTTTCGCAAGGCCATCGCGGGGGAAACGCTGCCGCGAGAAATCACCGTGGGGCATCCCACAACGCGCGACGCCATCCTGTTCCCCGACCGGCGCACCACGTTCGGTGTCGTGGAAATGACCACCGGCTGCGGGCGCCGCTGTAATTTCTGTGCGCCGGACCTGAACCCGCAGATCGACTTGCCCAAAGCGAGAATCATGGAAGCGGTCCGAGCCAACGTGCGGCACGGCAACAAGCAGGTCTCTCTTGCCACCGAGGACATGTTCATCTGGGGCCAGGTGCACACCGACACGCCGTTCTTCTTCCCCAACCGCGAAGCGCTGGTGGACCTCTATTCAGAAATTGTGAACACGCCGGGCATCGAGCAGCACGTGCTGAGCCATTGCACGATAGCGCCCTTCGTCGTGGACCCGGAATTGATCCGGCAGCTTTCCGATGTGTTGCTACCGAAAAGTCCCATCCATCTGCCGCGGCTCAGCACCCACCCACAGAAAAAAGCTCTATGCCCGCTGATCGGGCTCGAGACCGGCTCGGTCCGCATGGCCAAGCAGATCATGCCCAGCAAAGGCATGCCGTTTCCCATTGACGATTGGCCCAGCATAGTCCTGGAAGGCCTGCGCGTGGCCAACCAGAACAACTGGTTCCCCATGATGACCCTGATGGTGGGCAACCCCGGCGAAACCGATCAGGACGTCCGGGAAACGCTCGATCTGGTGTACGAGATAGAGCGCCGCGGCCTGTTCGCCTTCCTGGTGCCTTCCATTTTCACGCCGTTGCACGACACGCGCATGGAACATCAGACGGGCGTCACCCACACCCGCCAACTCCGCCCCCTGCAATGGCAGCTCATCATGGGGTGCTGGAAGATGAACCTGCGCCCGGGCCAGTATAGCTGGTGGGGCCCCATGGCCTGGCGCGTCGGATCACTGTTCCTGTGGCTCTACCGACTGCGCAAACTGAACGGCCCCAATTTCACCTGGCCGCTGATGATGTTCGCGGGCTTGGCCCCGGAAAAAATCATCCAACGCATGGGCAAGGCTTACGTCGGTAAGCCGCTCGTGACCAAGAGCCGCCGGGAACTGATCGCTTCGCTGCGGCCTAACTACCTGCAATACCTCCGCGGCGATAACGGCGATTTGCCCGAAGGGTTCAGCCGCCCCGCCCTGGGCCCCACTGGCCCAAGAAAGATTGACTTCGAGCCGGCAACACTGAGTTCTGAAATCGTCCCCTAG